In Geminicoccus roseus DSM 18922, a single window of DNA contains:
- a CDS encoding dihydroneopterin aldolase has translation MRDRQIIRLKGLVLDLAIGVFDDEHGRTQPVEIEVEAWRDAGAFTSGRYQDCLDYHRLFTHLTEVWPTRPHQALLESWAEDLIVFVLEDPQVEGCRVRLAKLAIYGGRAVPEVEIIRHRAGLRPAADRRA, from the coding sequence TTGCGGGATCGGCAGATCATCCGGCTGAAGGGCCTCGTGCTCGACCTCGCGATCGGGGTGTTCGACGACGAGCACGGCCGCACCCAGCCGGTCGAGATCGAGGTGGAAGCATGGCGCGATGCCGGGGCCTTCACCAGCGGCCGCTACCAGGACTGCCTGGACTATCACCGGCTGTTCACGCATCTGACCGAGGTCTGGCCGACCCGGCCGCACCAGGCGCTCCTGGAAAGCTGGGCCGAAGACCTGATCGTTTTCGTGCTCGAGGATCCGCAGGTCGAGGGCTGCCGGGTCCGGCTGGCCAAGCTGGCGATCTATGGCGGGCGGGCGGTGCCGGAGGTCGAGATAATCCGTCATCGAGCGGGGCTGCGGCCGGCCGCTGATCGGCGCGCCTGA
- a CDS encoding glycosyltransferase — MTRTTTPTLPDESVLGSPETGPADFAPADFQLSVIVPVSRETESILHHHERHAAALAEFGPVEFLYIVDGQFPKTTSELEKLARDSDHTVRVLVFNQTFGDSAALSVGFKRARAPRILTLVPEAQVDPADLPDLVRGLEAADMVVAKRSSGVGGSVFGVGKMEWVLKRILQSPFADLRCRVRALKKEVGEEIVLYGHQHRFFPLLALRHGFKVVEKSVRPGGGTPPRDTNAPLDYSLILDVVTVFFLLKFLKKPFRFFGGFGLAVLALGLLATGWLIFTRLAFGTPLVDRPALILSSLMVVLGVQIIAVGLIGEIVTFAYTKDMREYRIDRIIE, encoded by the coding sequence ATGACCCGCACCACCACCCCTACCCTCCCCGACGAGAGCGTCCTCGGGTCGCCCGAGACCGGCCCGGCCGACTTCGCGCCGGCCGACTTCCAGCTGTCGGTGATCGTGCCGGTCTCCCGCGAAACCGAATCGATCCTGCATCACCACGAGCGGCATGCCGCCGCCCTGGCCGAGTTCGGGCCGGTAGAGTTCCTCTACATCGTTGACGGGCAGTTCCCGAAGACCACCTCGGAGCTGGAGAAGCTGGCGCGCGATTCGGACCATACGGTCCGGGTGCTGGTGTTCAACCAGACCTTTGGCGATTCCGCGGCGCTATCGGTGGGTTTCAAGCGCGCTCGGGCGCCGCGGATCCTGACCCTGGTCCCGGAGGCGCAGGTGGATCCTGCCGACCTGCCGGACCTCGTCCGCGGGCTCGAAGCGGCCGACATGGTGGTGGCCAAGCGGAGCAGCGGGGTCGGCGGCTCGGTGTTTGGCGTCGGCAAGATGGAATGGGTGCTCAAGCGCATCCTGCAGTCGCCGTTCGCCGACCTGCGCTGCCGCGTGCGCGCCCTAAAGAAGGAGGTGGGCGAGGAGATCGTGCTCTACGGTCACCAGCACCGCTTCTTCCCGCTGCTGGCTCTGCGCCATGGCTTCAAGGTGGTCGAGAAGTCGGTGCGCCCCGGGGGGGGAACCCCGCCCCGCGACACCAATGCACCGCTCGACTATTCCCTTATCCTGGACGTCGTCACCGTCTTCTTCCTGCTGAAGTTCCTGAAGAAGCCGTTCCGGTTCTTCGGCGGCTTCGGCCTGGCGGTGCTGGCGCTTGGGCTGCTGGCGACCGGATGGCTGATCTTCACGAGGCTGGCCTTCGGCACGCCTCTGGTCGACCGTCCTGCCTTGATCCTTTCATCACTGATGGTGGTCCTGGGCGTCCAGATCATCGCGGTGGGCCTGATCGGCGAGATCGTGACCTTCGCCTACACCAAGGACATGCGTGAGTACCGGATCGACCGGATCATCGAGTAA
- a CDS encoding glycosyltransferase family 2 protein produces the protein MSVDLSIIVPVYNEEDNVLPMYQAIRDAIAPIDREVELVFVDDGSRDRTVERLSELPRHGKPKVRIVKFRRNYGQTQAMMAGIDVANGKVLVTMDGDLQNDPRDIPRFLEQIEAGHDLVVGWRKDRKDHWSRVLPSKVANRLIGWVTGVPIKDNGCSLKAYRADLIKKIPLYSEMHRFIPAMSSLARPKIAEIVVRHHPRMHGSSKYGFSRIYKVFVDLISIRTILTFARSPLMWLSGLTMVTLLLTLFAAVSAVVFADTSYAGSSVVFAGVTLLFGALSLFLIFLAFLGQLIWGARSKSLAPFVDLAVRPAGREVQ, from the coding sequence ATGTCGGTCGATCTGTCGATCATCGTCCCGGTCTACAACGAGGAGGACAATGTCCTCCCGATGTACCAGGCGATCCGTGATGCCATCGCCCCGATCGATCGGGAGGTCGAGCTCGTCTTCGTCGATGATGGCTCGCGCGACCGCACGGTCGAGCGGCTGAGTGAATTGCCGAGGCACGGCAAGCCGAAGGTCCGCATCGTCAAGTTCCGCCGCAACTACGGCCAGACCCAGGCGATGATGGCCGGGATCGATGTCGCGAACGGCAAGGTGCTCGTCACCATGGACGGTGACCTGCAGAACGACCCGCGCGACATCCCGCGCTTCCTGGAACAGATCGAGGCCGGCCACGACCTGGTGGTGGGATGGCGCAAGGACCGCAAGGACCACTGGTCGCGCGTCCTGCCCTCCAAGGTCGCCAACCGGCTGATCGGCTGGGTGACCGGCGTGCCGATCAAGGACAATGGCTGCTCGCTCAAGGCCTACCGGGCCGACCTGATCAAGAAGATCCCGCTCTATTCCGAGATGCATCGCTTCATCCCGGCCATGAGCTCGCTCGCCCGGCCGAAGATCGCCGAGATCGTGGTGCGTCATCATCCCCGGATGCATGGATCCTCGAAGTACGGCTTCTCGCGGATCTACAAGGTCTTCGTCGACCTGATCTCGATCCGCACGATCCTGACCTTCGCCCGCTCGCCCCTGATGTGGCTGAGCGGGTTGACCATGGTCACCCTCCTGCTGACGCTGTTCGCTGCGGTGTCCGCGGTGGTCTTCGCCGATACCTCCTATGCCGGCTCGTCGGTGGTCTTCGCCGGCGTGACGCTGCTGTTCGGTGCCCTGTCCCTGTTCCTGATCTTCCTGGCCTTTCTCGGCCAGTTGATCTGGGGCGCGCGCTCCAAGAGCCTGGCCCCCTTTGTTGATCTCGCCGTCCGCCCAGCCGGTCGGGAAGTCCAGTGA
- the dps gene encoding DNA starvation/stationary phase protection protein Dps — protein MKTHSTKNDTPSNVKATVIELLNKNLAASIDLALLTKQAHWNLKGPQFIAVHEMLDGFRTQIDGHVDTFAERVTQLGGTALGSLQAVAKNSSLAPYPTDIYAVADHLKALIEHYGAVANMVRKAIDESEEAGDPTTADIFTQASRDLDKALWFLEAHVQESH, from the coding sequence ATGAAGACCCATTCCACGAAGAACGACACCCCCTCGAACGTCAAGGCGACGGTCATCGAGCTGCTGAACAAGAACCTCGCCGCGTCCATCGATCTGGCGCTGCTGACCAAGCAGGCGCACTGGAACCTGAAAGGGCCCCAGTTCATCGCGGTGCACGAGATGCTGGACGGCTTCCGGACCCAGATCGACGGTCACGTCGACACGTTCGCCGAACGGGTCACGCAGCTCGGGGGCACCGCCCTGGGCAGCCTGCAGGCGGTCGCCAAGAACTCCTCGCTCGCACCGTACCCGACGGACATCTATGCGGTGGCCGACCACCTCAAGGCGCTGATCGAGCACTACGGCGCGGTGGCGAACATGGTCCGCAAGGCGATCGACGAATCCGAGGAAGCGGGCGATCCCACCACCGCCGACATCTTCACCCAGGCATCGCGGGATCTCGACAAGGCCCTGTGGTTCCTCGAGGCGCATGTCCAGGAGAGCCACTGA
- a CDS encoding CsbD family protein has protein sequence MSSGTADKVKGNVKEAAGKVTGDQRLESEGKADQVKGDAKKATDNVTEAAKGVRDSVNKG, from the coding sequence ATGTCATCCGGAACCGCCGACAAGGTTAAGGGCAACGTCAAGGAAGCGGCCGGCAAGGTCACTGGTGATCAGCGCCTCGAGAGCGAAGGCAAGGCCGATCAGGTCAAGGGTGATGCCAAGAAGGCTACCGACAACGTGACCGAAGCAGCCAAGGGCGTCCGCGACAGCGTCAACAAAGGCTGA
- a CDS encoding glycosyltransferase family 2 protein — MSQNATVSIIMPSHNSARFIGESIRSVQAQDFRDWELLVSDDGSSDDTCSIVRSLQDDDPRIRLLASPVNQGPAASRNAALSVAQGRYVAFLDSDDLWAPSKLSKQLAFMRERDVAFCHTYYTAVNEDGERSEEVRKGLSSVTYADLLAHRTTIGCLTVMFDTEKCGRPLMPDIRRRQDYALWLKILKQGVTAERLEEPLAFYRVRRNSVSRNKIRAAWYVWRVYREVEGLNLARSLYYFAHYGMYHLFPTRSPASS; from the coding sequence GTGTCGCAGAACGCCACCGTCTCCATCATCATGCCGTCGCACAACAGCGCGCGTTTCATCGGCGAGAGCATCCGGTCGGTCCAGGCCCAGGACTTCCGGGATTGGGAACTGCTCGTTTCCGACGACGGGTCGAGCGACGATACCTGCTCGATCGTGCGCTCGCTCCAGGATGACGATCCCCGGATCCGGCTCCTGGCCTCGCCAGTGAACCAGGGACCGGCGGCGAGCCGTAACGCGGCGCTTTCCGTCGCCCAAGGCCGCTATGTGGCGTTCCTGGACAGCGACGATCTCTGGGCGCCCAGCAAGCTCAGCAAGCAGCTGGCTTTCATGCGGGAGCGGGACGTCGCCTTTTGCCACACCTACTACACGGCGGTGAACGAGGACGGCGAGCGTTCGGAGGAGGTCAGAAAGGGCCTATCGAGCGTCACCTATGCGGACCTCCTGGCCCACCGGACCACGATTGGTTGCCTGACCGTGATGTTCGATACCGAGAAATGTGGCCGGCCGCTGATGCCCGACATCCGGCGTCGGCAGGATTACGCCCTGTGGCTCAAGATCCTGAAGCAGGGTGTGACCGCCGAACGGCTGGAAGAGCCGCTGGCATTCTACCGTGTCCGCAGGAACTCCGTCTCCCGGAACAAGATCCGGGCGGCTTGGTATGTCTGGCGGGTCTATCGCGAGGTGGAAGGGCTCAACCTCGCCAGGAGCCTCTACTATTTCGCCCATTACGGCATGTATCACCTGTTCCCGACCCGCAGCCCTGCCAGTTCCTGA
- a CDS encoding O-antigen ligase family protein has product MLNLPKIAPLRGLPTGNPVVRLLLDLFSFEALFVLFLFAGRYKADPRFAFIPIDPTILFLVASIAVGLVLIFQEKLYLPGAYALGVWTVFLVYMWIGLIWTEGRMYGREKLMLATITDTWCLIAGALIMANSRERVRRFMRLVVLFAIWLGVEALLAWARQGFQGRLLINNGDNYLGFGRVCGMGAIIACAFWATRSGLTFARIGLMALLGMFMLVLLIGGGRGPLVAGVVPMLLIAVIGWKVTRGGRVRVMKMQIPILLALVAIVGVIIYAFTSPDADLGTLSTLARFRGLLSGSELASSSDFRRTANLEAALEWIPRAPIFGHGIGSWPILVHHGDFQDHPHNFILDIMFDFGLVGLAIMIGVFWACLRNISVHRLRTDPLLLASAMLCINVLMNAMTSGDLPENRQVFVMLGLLLMRSEEDEEEEDVLDGEDDEPAGVHRPWVVDDADDELAAFRHLRPRAFDDTDAPDARV; this is encoded by the coding sequence GTGTTGAACCTGCCGAAGATCGCTCCGCTGCGAGGTCTTCCCACCGGCAATCCGGTCGTTCGCCTGCTGCTCGACCTGTTCTCGTTCGAAGCCCTGTTCGTCCTCTTCCTGTTTGCCGGCCGCTACAAGGCCGATCCCCGTTTCGCGTTCATCCCGATCGACCCGACCATCCTGTTCCTGGTGGCGAGCATCGCCGTCGGCCTGGTCCTGATTTTTCAGGAAAAGCTCTACCTCCCGGGTGCCTATGCCCTCGGGGTGTGGACGGTGTTCCTGGTCTACATGTGGATCGGCCTGATCTGGACCGAAGGCCGCATGTATGGCCGCGAGAAGCTCATGCTCGCGACCATCACCGACACCTGGTGCCTGATTGCCGGCGCCCTGATCATGGCGAATTCGAGGGAACGGGTGCGCCGGTTCATGCGGCTCGTGGTGCTCTTCGCGATCTGGCTGGGTGTGGAGGCCCTGCTCGCCTGGGCGAGGCAGGGGTTCCAGGGGCGCCTCCTGATCAACAATGGCGACAACTACCTGGGCTTCGGCCGGGTCTGCGGCATGGGTGCCATCATCGCCTGTGCGTTCTGGGCCACCAGGAGCGGGCTGACGTTCGCGCGGATCGGCCTGATGGCGCTGCTCGGCATGTTCATGCTGGTGCTTCTGATCGGCGGCGGCCGCGGGCCCCTGGTGGCCGGGGTGGTGCCGATGCTGCTGATCGCGGTGATCGGCTGGAAGGTCACCCGGGGCGGGCGGGTCCGGGTGATGAAGATGCAGATCCCCATCCTGCTGGCGCTGGTGGCGATCGTTGGCGTCATCATCTACGCCTTCACCTCGCCCGACGCGGACCTCGGCACCTTGTCCACCCTGGCGCGGTTCCGCGGGCTCCTCAGCGGCAGCGAACTGGCTAGCTCGTCCGACTTTCGGCGCACGGCCAATCTTGAGGCGGCCCTGGAGTGGATCCCGCGAGCCCCGATCTTCGGCCATGGCATCGGAAGCTGGCCGATCCTGGTCCATCACGGTGATTTCCAGGATCATCCCCACAATTTCATCCTCGACATCATGTTCGATTTCGGCCTCGTCGGCCTTGCGATCATGATCGGTGTGTTCTGGGCCTGCCTCCGGAACATCTCGGTCCACCGCCTGCGTACCGACCCCCTTCTGCTCGCCTCGGCGATGCTGTGCATCAACGTGCTCATGAACGCGATGACCTCGGGCGACCTGCCCGAGAACCGCCAGGTTTTCGTCATGCTGGGGCTGCTGCTGATGCGTTCGGAGGAAGACGAGGAGGAGGAAGATGTCCTGGACGGCGAGGACGATGAGCCTGCGGGTGTCCATCGCCCCTGGGTGGTGGACGATGCCGACGATGAGCTGGCGGCGTTCCGCCACCTTCGCCCCCGGGCATTCGACGACACTGACGCGCCGGATGCACGGGTCTAG
- a CDS encoding GumC family protein, with amino-acid sequence MNASNMQNSGNTIRRGKRGAASAEDDQDSIDLGELFGILWRRKWLIAALVVLGTTAATIAGMQVEKRYTATAALMLEPKDESVVNLQQVVAGLTGDLPALATQVRLLTARDQIARVMDDMNLFEDPEFNPALDPENEPSNLDYAVGGPVERLLALLPENLLIASGLAKEKLPVLESEAPTLNRQAAVDRFARNYQVKLDDPSYVMLVSFTSADPQKAADVANRVTQIYVEEQVASKSAATTKAAGWLDERLAALKEEVESAEREVERFRAENDMVSTRDITLNDQQLADLNRQLIESRAELAGAEAKLRLARDMGQGSAGLDTIAEVLNSPVIIALRSQESDLLRRENELKQQFGARHPLIQQMATEKQQLYGKIAAEVARISSNLGNQVEVIRTRVATLENELDKAKGTTVKDRDAEIRLRELQRQADASRALYEQFLQRSKETREQQQLIEADAKIISVAAPPDKPSTAGPRLFGAVGFAGSLVVGSLLSLLLERRDRGLRSSRQIERLLGQQPLALVPRLDRLKRNQKPHQYLMAKPLSAYTESIRSVLTTLKLSSIDNPPKVILVTSSLPQEGKSTFVASLATFAARSQKKVILVDLDLRHPSVARELGRPVAAGIVEFMVGDRTLDEVVQHDPASGLDFLPVKRQTANPTDLLDSQKMRLLIETLRQTYDYVFLDCAPVMSVTDSRVAALLADQVVFCVRWSKTPQDAVTLSFETLRQTNVPIGGVVVTQVDVKKHAQYGYGDVAQYYGKYQDYYVN; translated from the coding sequence ATGAACGCCAGCAACATGCAGAACAGCGGCAACACCATCCGTCGTGGCAAGCGCGGTGCCGCCTCTGCCGAGGACGACCAGGACTCGATCGACCTGGGCGAACTGTTCGGTATCCTCTGGCGGCGGAAGTGGTTGATCGCTGCCCTGGTCGTTCTCGGCACCACCGCCGCGACGATTGCGGGAATGCAGGTCGAGAAGCGCTATACCGCCACCGCAGCGCTGATGCTCGAGCCCAAGGACGAATCGGTCGTCAACCTGCAGCAGGTCGTCGCCGGGCTGACCGGTGACCTGCCGGCCCTCGCCACCCAGGTGCGGCTGCTGACCGCGCGCGACCAGATCGCGCGGGTCATGGACGACATGAACCTGTTCGAGGATCCGGAGTTCAACCCGGCGCTGGACCCCGAGAACGAGCCGAGCAACCTGGACTATGCGGTGGGTGGTCCGGTGGAGCGCCTCCTGGCGCTGCTGCCGGAGAACCTGCTGATCGCGAGCGGCCTGGCCAAGGAGAAGCTGCCTGTCCTGGAGAGCGAGGCGCCGACCCTGAACCGTCAGGCGGCGGTGGACCGCTTCGCCCGCAACTATCAGGTCAAGCTGGACGACCCCTCCTACGTGATGCTGGTGTCCTTCACCTCGGCCGATCCGCAGAAGGCGGCGGACGTCGCGAACCGGGTCACCCAGATCTATGTCGAGGAGCAGGTCGCCTCGAAATCCGCGGCGACCACCAAGGCCGCAGGCTGGCTCGACGAGCGGCTGGCCGCGCTGAAGGAGGAAGTCGAGTCCGCCGAGCGCGAGGTCGAGCGGTTCCGCGCCGAGAACGACATGGTCTCGACCCGCGACATCACGCTGAACGACCAGCAGCTGGCCGACCTGAACCGGCAGCTGATCGAATCCCGCGCCGAGCTTGCCGGGGCGGAGGCCAAGCTTCGGCTCGCCCGGGACATGGGCCAGGGAAGCGCTGGCCTCGACACGATCGCCGAGGTGCTGAACAGCCCGGTGATCATCGCCCTGCGCAGCCAGGAAAGCGACCTGCTCCGCCGCGAGAACGAGCTGAAGCAGCAGTTCGGGGCGCGCCATCCGCTGATCCAGCAGATGGCCACGGAGAAGCAGCAGCTCTACGGCAAGATCGCGGCCGAAGTCGCCCGCATCAGCTCCAACCTGGGCAATCAGGTCGAGGTGATCCGAACCCGGGTGGCGACGCTCGAGAACGAGCTGGACAAGGCCAAGGGCACCACGGTCAAGGACCGCGACGCCGAGATCAGGCTGCGTGAACTGCAGCGACAGGCCGACGCCAGCCGCGCGCTCTACGAGCAGTTCCTGCAGCGGTCGAAGGAGACCCGCGAGCAGCAGCAGCTGATCGAGGCGGATGCGAAGATCATTTCCGTGGCGGCGCCGCCGGACAAGCCGTCGACCGCCGGTCCCCGGCTGTTCGGTGCCGTCGGCTTTGCCGGCAGCCTGGTCGTGGGTTCGCTGCTCTCGCTGCTCCTGGAACGGCGCGATCGCGGCCTGCGCTCGTCCCGGCAGATCGAGCGCCTGCTCGGCCAGCAGCCGCTGGCCCTGGTGCCGCGCCTGGACCGCCTCAAGCGGAACCAGAAGCCGCATCAGTACCTGATGGCGAAGCCGCTCTCGGCCTACACCGAATCGATCCGCTCGGTGCTGACGACGCTGAAGCTGTCCTCGATCGACAACCCGCCCAAGGTGATCCTGGTCACCTCGTCGCTGCCCCAGGAAGGCAAGTCGACCTTCGTCGCCAGCCTCGCGACCTTCGCGGCCCGCTCGCAGAAGAAGGTCATCCTGGTGGACCTCGACCTTCGCCATCCCTCGGTGGCGCGGGAGCTCGGGCGGCCGGTGGCGGCCGGCATCGTCGAGTTCATGGTGGGCGACCGCACCCTGGACGAGGTCGTCCAGCACGACCCGGCCAGCGGTCTGGACTTCCTGCCGGTCAAGCGGCAGACGGCGAACCCGACCGATCTGCTCGACAGCCAGAAGATGCGCCTGCTGATCGAGACCCTGCGGCAGACCTACGACTACGTGTTCCTGGACTGCGCGCCGGTGATGAGCGTGACGGACAGCCGGGTGGCTGCCCTGCTCGCGGATCAGGTCGTGTTCTGCGTGCGCTGGTCGAAGACTCCGCAGGACGCGGTGACCCTGTCGTTCGAGACGTTGCGCCAGACCAACGTCCCGATCGGGGGCGTCGTGGTGACCCAGGTGGACGTCAAGAAGCATGCCCAGTACGGCTATGGTGACGTCGCCCAGTACTACGGCAAGTACCAGGACTATTACGTGAACTAG
- a CDS encoding sugar transferase, whose product MTHDTLMAALSFVLAMLLRAPEVWTPENTYALVLGTGIFASLAAVVFFSLSLHKSVWRWSSTADQMAVVRAATLAVFLFVPTMFVIGRLEGVGRSVPFIQWFVLVTLLSGSRFIYRWYMTRKGDRRLFRHRTPVLLLGTGEGAAIYLHALDATPGSAFYAVGILCDQGHLVGRSFNGVPVLGGAEDLEQVLVDLETHGIFAERMIVTKPLEGLPPGLVSRLGGIARRHGVEIDSLPDLLSLRLGGGGVIATADEPMPIGAPRWLEIKRLLDIATSAALLLFTAPISLLAAFLVMVEMGHPVLFRQVRPGHGLRPFTLLKFRSMRSPRSPDGRLLSDSERTGMVGRFLRRTRLDEIPQLVNVLKGDMSFIGPRPLLPRDLADLTDGGWERSRLRPGLTGWAQVNGGHQLSNPDKMALDLWYIRHASPWLDLKIIAWTVRMVVFGEKVNQASIDEARAWLNNHGSAGAFNAREDVGPEAVA is encoded by the coding sequence TTGACGCACGACACGCTGATGGCGGCGCTGTCGTTCGTCCTTGCCATGCTGCTGCGCGCGCCGGAGGTCTGGACGCCGGAGAACACCTACGCCCTCGTTCTCGGCACCGGCATTTTCGCCAGCCTGGCAGCGGTGGTGTTCTTCTCCCTCAGCCTTCACAAGAGCGTGTGGCGCTGGAGCTCCACCGCCGACCAGATGGCGGTGGTGCGCGCGGCCACGCTTGCCGTGTTCCTGTTCGTGCCGACCATGTTCGTGATCGGGCGACTGGAGGGGGTGGGACGCTCTGTCCCGTTCATCCAGTGGTTCGTCCTGGTGACGCTGCTGTCCGGCTCCCGCTTCATCTATCGCTGGTACATGACCCGCAAGGGCGACCGCAGGCTGTTCCGGCACCGCACGCCGGTCCTGCTGCTGGGAACTGGGGAGGGTGCGGCGATCTACCTGCATGCCCTGGACGCCACACCGGGCTCTGCCTTCTACGCCGTCGGCATCCTGTGCGACCAGGGCCACCTGGTCGGGCGCTCCTTCAATGGCGTGCCGGTCCTGGGAGGCGCCGAGGACCTGGAGCAGGTCCTGGTCGACCTGGAAACCCACGGGATCTTTGCCGAGCGCATGATCGTGACCAAGCCGCTGGAGGGCCTGCCGCCAGGCCTGGTCAGCCGGCTGGGTGGGATTGCGCGCCGCCACGGCGTGGAGATCGACTCGCTGCCGGACCTCCTGTCCTTGCGGCTGGGGGGTGGCGGCGTGATCGCCACGGCCGACGAGCCGATGCCGATCGGGGCGCCCCGCTGGCTGGAGATCAAGCGCCTCCTGGATATCGCCACCAGCGCCGCCCTGCTGCTGTTCACGGCGCCGATCTCCCTGCTCGCTGCCTTCCTGGTGATGGTGGAGATGGGCCATCCGGTCCTGTTCCGTCAGGTGCGGCCGGGACATGGCCTGCGGCCGTTCACCTTGCTGAAGTTCCGCTCGATGCGGTCGCCGCGCAGTCCGGACGGCCGGTTGCTCAGCGACAGCGAGCGCACCGGGATGGTGGGAAGGTTCTTGCGCCGGACTCGCCTGGACGAGATCCCGCAGCTCGTGAACGTCCTGAAGGGCGACATGTCGTTCATCGGACCTCGCCCGCTGTTGCCGCGTGATCTGGCCGATCTCACCGATGGGGGATGGGAGCGCTCGCGGCTGCGCCCGGGCCTGACCGGCTGGGCCCAGGTGAATGGCGGCCACCAGCTGTCCAATCCGGACAAGATGGCCCTCGACCTGTGGTACATCCGCCACGCATCGCCATGGCTGGACCTCAAGATCATTGCCTGGACGGTACGGATGGTGGTGTTCGGCGAGAAGGTCAACCAGGCGTCGATCGACGAGGCCCGCGCCTGGTTGAACAACCATGGCAGCGCCGGTGCATTCAACGCCCGCGAGGATGTGGGCCCCGAGGCCGTTGCCTAG
- a CDS encoding ABC transporter ATP-binding protein has protein sequence MDGQSITLDRVTMRFGTFLAVDDVSLQVQPGEFFSFLGPSGCGKTTILRMISGFMEPSAGRVLIGDKDMAGIGPNRRPTALIFQNLALFPLMKVWENVAFGLEVRGVDKAARRRRANELLEMVALANQGEKLVSELSGGQRQRVAIARALAVEPSVLLLDEPLSALDLKLRQHMRAELRMLQRRTGVTFVYITHDQGEALTMSDRIAVMSSGRIEQMGTPSEVYNHPSTAFCATFVGENNAFPGRVVAVDGEIAAIDTPMGRLFGRRDSATREGDPAILFVRPERCHLGEASSSGNRIDTRVIRLDLEGAYTNLVAEGPDRELTVHLSGDAGFAGVAEGGPVTIGFDPMAALVLPEGRMARA, from the coding sequence ATGGACGGCCAGAGCATCACGCTTGATCGTGTGACCATGCGGTTCGGCACATTCCTTGCCGTGGACGATGTCTCCCTGCAGGTTCAGCCCGGCGAGTTCTTCAGCTTTCTTGGCCCCTCCGGCTGCGGCAAGACCACCATCCTCCGGATGATCAGCGGCTTCATGGAGCCCTCGGCCGGCCGGGTCCTGATCGGGGACAAGGACATGGCCGGCATCGGCCCCAACCGGCGCCCCACGGCGTTGATCTTCCAGAACCTGGCCCTGTTCCCGCTGATGAAGGTCTGGGAGAACGTGGCGTTCGGCCTGGAAGTGCGTGGTGTCGATAAGGCGGCACGGCGTCGGCGCGCCAATGAACTGCTCGAGATGGTCGCCCTGGCCAACCAGGGAGAGAAGCTGGTGTCCGAGCTGTCGGGCGGCCAGCGTCAGCGGGTCGCGATCGCCCGGGCGCTTGCGGTGGAGCCGTCAGTCCTGCTGCTCGACGAGCCGCTTTCCGCGCTCGACCTGAAGCTGCGCCAGCACATGCGCGCCGAACTGCGCATGCTGCAGCGGCGCACCGGGGTGACGTTCGTGTACATCACCCACGACCAAGGCGAGGCGCTCACCATGTCCGACCGCATCGCGGTCATGAGCAGCGGGCGGATCGAGCAGATGGGCACCCCGAGCGAGGTCTATAACCATCCCAGCACCGCGTTCTGCGCCACCTTCGTGGGCGAGAACAATGCTTTTCCTGGTCGGGTGGTGGCTGTCGATGGCGAGATCGCCGCCATCGACACGCCAATGGGCCGGCTGTTCGGGCGCCGGGACAGCGCGACCCGGGAGGGCGACCCCGCAATCCTGTTCGTTCGGCCGGAACGCTGCCATCTCGGCGAGGCTTCCTCCTCCGGCAACCGGATCGACACCAGGGTCATCCGGCTGGATCTTGAAGGAGCCTACACCAACCTCGTCGCCGAAGGGCCGGACCGCGAACTCACGGTTCACCTGAGCGGCGATGCAGGGTTCGCCGGCGTCGCTGAAGGTGGGCCGGTCACGATCGGGTTCGATCCGATGGCAGCCCTGGTGCTACCGGAAGGCCGCATGGCCCGAGCCTGA